The window GAACACCAGCAGGTTGAACGCGCTGGTCTCGAGCCCCGGCAGGTGGGCGGGCCTGGTGAAGTCGTCGGTGCCCTCGTACGCCGGGTTGAACAGGCTCATGTCGATCAGGCCCGCTTCCAGGATCCCGTACGTCGTGCCGAGCAGCGCGACCGTCAGCCACGGGGACGCGGTCCGGCGCGCGGCCTCCCGGATGAGCAGCGCGCCGCTGCCGTACATCGGCGCGAGGAAGACGATCAGGCCGAGCCGGTCGGCCGTCCCGAAGGCGAGGAACTCGGCGACGAACGGCGAGAGCAGCATGACCGCGCCCGCGAGGAGAAACCGCATGCCCACAACGTCTCTCGTCGCGCCGAGCGGGCCACCCTCCTTGGTCTCTCTCTTTCGGCGGTAAGCGCGGGCGCCTCGCGGATTCCAGGTACTACCCTCGTCGACTTCCGGATGCGCCTTCGTCGACGGCGGCCCGCGGCGCCGCCCGTCAGGACAGGTAGCGGCGGAAGCCGACGGCGGAGCGCGCGAAGCCGAGGGACTCATAGAACAGGTGGGCGTCGCCGCGCTCGCCGCGGGACAGCAGCTGGATCTTGTAGCAGCCGGCGGCGCGGGCCTGTTCGACGACGTGGGCCATGAGCGCCCGGCCGGCGCCGAGCCGGCGGGCGTCCGCGGCGACGACGACGTTCTCGACGATCGCCCAGGGCTGGCCGCCGTGCGTCAGGTTGACGTGGACGAGCACCTCGGCGGTGCCGACGACGCGGCCGTCGACGTCGGCGACGAGCAGCTGGCGGGACGGGTCGGCGAGGATCCGCGCCAGGATCGGTTCGGCGGCGGCCGGGCCGGCGGGCTGAGACTCGGGCCGCCCGTCGGCGAGCTGCCGGTACAGGTCCAGCAGGACGGGCAGATCCTCGGCGACGGCGGGCCGGATGCGCGGGCTGTCC of the Pseudofrankia saprophytica genome contains:
- a CDS encoding GNAT family N-acetyltransferase, which encodes MDSPRIRPAVAEDLPVLLDLYRQLADGRPESQPAGPAAAEPILARILADPSRQLLVADVDGRVVGTAEVLVHVNLTHGGQPWAIVENVVVAADARRLGAGRALMAHVVEQARAAGCYKIQLLSRGERGDAHLFYESLGFARSAVGFRRYLS